A single Dermacentor variabilis isolate Ectoservices chromosome 9, ASM5094787v1, whole genome shotgun sequence DNA region contains:
- the LOC142557288 gene encoding chitinase-3-like protein 1, which translates to MEDSTTDAGTSRAQRNAARRAAEEESTLRYRLRHQNFCLVVLLFVAILTVTCACGAIVYAVVEHFWTSLEDVDQTTPSLDCGASPAGGSSLVFGSPAAEVVMQRLPDAKETSGGVVFCFVNHSVSFGSPHRFYVDNATAALCDALVFVSVALLPAMSGLAFRRPTSDAEALQVLVSLAGSSSAAWACVGGESSDSGDFEWLMAERKSRAAFVHNAAAWSRRVGVAGLLLYWKYPPRQSRSIYNTFVNTMHNAFERDSLRLSVVVPWATTARLEGYDVRSLYGHLDFVVVDTHSTVDPRTFPVTTCQTPMRAAFRARRHGQAGLSSVLDDLSMDAEHFLNKTVLSVSLSAVTFTLRRPWVRRARPGMSAAGPGRPFGRTNQPGLASYYDVAWALSQNASWQRETHAFSRCSLVRLGDQWLGVEDRGSLRSKKSAVRRTAGLAVWDLPMDDFAGELGTAWPLLRAAHEVVHG; encoded by the coding sequence ATGGAGGATTCCACAACGGATGCCGGCACCTCCCGCGCACAGCGCAACGCGGCGCGGAGGGCCGCGGAAGAGGAGTCCACCTTGCGCTACCGGCTGCGCCATCAGAACTTCTGCCTCGTGGTCCTCCTGTTCGTCGCCATTCTGACGGTGACGTGCGCCTGCGGAGCCATCGTCTACGCCGTTGTCGAGCACTTCTGGACGTCCCTGGAGGACGTCGACCAAACAACGCCCTCCTTGGACTGCGGCGCTTCTCCTGCCGGAGGCAGCAGCTTGGTGTTCGGGTCCCCCGCCGCCGAGGTCGTCATGCAGCGGCTGCCGGACGCCAAGGAAACTAGCGGTGGCGTTGTCTTCTGCTTCGTCAACCACAGCGTCTCTTTTGGGTCCCCGCACCGGTTCTACGTGGACAACGCGACGGCCGCCCTCTGCGACGCGCTCGTCTTCGTCTCCGTCGCCCTGCTGCCCGCAATGAGCGGACTGGCCTTCAGACGACCGACCAGCGACGCCGAAGCGCTCCAGGTCTTGGTCTCCCTCGCCGGATCGTCGTCGGCAGCGTGGGCTTGCGTGGGCGGCGAGTCCTCGGACAGCGGCGACTTCGAGTGGCTGATGGCCGAGCGCAAGTCGAGGGCGGCCTTCGTCCACAACGCCGCGGCCTGGTCGCGCCGCGTGGGCGTCGCGGGCCTGCTGCTCTACTGGAAGTACCCGCCCCGCCAGAGCCGCTCCATCTACAACACTTTCGTCAACACCATGCACAACGCGTTCGAGAGGGACTCGCTTCGCCTGAGCGTGGTGGTGCCCTGGGCCACGACCGCGCGCCTGGAGGGCTACGACGTCCGGTCGCTGTACGGCCACCTGGACTTCGTCGTGGTGGACACGCACAGTACGGTGGACCCGCGGACGTTCCCGGTGACCACGTGCCAGACCCCCATGCGCGCGGCGTTCAGGGCACGGCGCCACGGACAGGCCGGCCTGTCCTCGGTGCTCGACGACCTCTCGATGGACGCCGAGCACTTCCTCAACAAGACGGTGCTGAGCGTCTCCCTGTCGGCCGTCACGTTCACCCTCAGACGGCCGTGGGTGAGACGCGCGCGACCCGGAATGAGCGCCGCGGGTCCCGGCCGCCCCTTCGGCCGCACCAACCAGCCGGGCCTGGCCAGCTACTACGACGTGGCGTGGGCGCTCTCCCAGAACGCGTCGTGGCAGCGGGAGACGCACGCGTTCTCTCGCTGCTCGCTGGTGCGTCTGGGAGACCAGTGGTTGGGAGTCGAGgaccgcggcagcttgcgctcCAAGAAGTCGGCCGTCCGCAGGACGGCGGGGCTGGCCGTCTGGGATCTTCCCATGGACGACTTCGCCGGCGAGCTGGGCACCGCCTGGCCTCTGCTTCGCGCTGCCCACGAAGTAGTGCACGGCTGA